A stretch of DNA from Desulfosarcina ovata subsp. ovata:
ATAGGAGGTGATTAAATGCTTGCAAAAATTCAGAAATGGGGCAATAGCCAAGGCCTTCGCATTGCTAAGAATCTACTTGCAGATGCAAAATTGGGCGTTGGTGACGAGGTGGATATCCGTGTCAAAGACGGTATTATGATCGTCACACCGACCCAAAAGATTCGTGGTAAGCACAGGCTTGAAGATCTTGTCGCACGTATTCCTGAAAATTACCAGCCCGGTGAAGCCAACTGGGGTGAGCCGATGGGTAAGGAGGCCTGGTAAATGACTGCTTATGTCCCGAAACAAGGGGACATCATCGCGATCTCATTTGATCCCCAATCCGGTCATGAGCAGATGGGTCGTCGTCCGGCATTGGTTGTCAGCAAAGACCTGTTTAATCGAAGCACTGGTTTGGCCATAGTCTGCCCGGTTACGAATACGGATCGTGGTTTCCCCTTTCATGTCGCTATTCCGCGAAACAGCAAGCTGACAGGTTTTATTATGGTTGAGCAGGTGAAATCTGTTGATTTCCGCGCTCGTCGAGCTAAACGAATCGAGCATGGCAATGTTGTAGCCTGCAATGAAGGGAAGTACGTGAACAGGGATGCTTTCATTCGTTTCGTTAAAATCCAATCCTATCAACGGTTAATGGAAGATAACATTTTCTTCAAAGCTGTTCGCCAATGCATCGGTTTGGCTTCAAATTCATGCCATGATTGTATGCAATCAAGGACACTATAAGACGGGCGTTTGGCAGGTGTTGGAAAGGCATCGCTTCTTATCGGCGAGATGGGAATTGTCTTGCTCAAAAGACCGAGATGGTATGCTTCTTCCTGAATGGCCACCGTAAAATCATACCAACTGGCCACACCCGCATCCGACCAATGATAAATACCGTTCAAGTTTGGTTTTTCTATAACGGCCCAGATTGCCGTGGCCAAGGTGGACGCCCATGTGGGACCACCGACCTGGTCGCAGACGACCTTGAGTTCCTCCCGCTCCTGCATCAATCGAATCATCGTCAGAACGAAATTATTGCCATACTGGCTGTAAAGCCACGAGGTCCGGATGATTACATAATCATCGAGGGATGACTGAACATTGATTTCGCCTTGGCGCTTGGTGCGCCCATACACGCCAGGCGGATTACAAGGTGCGTCGGGTTGGTAAGGAGTGCAGGCGGTGCCATCGAACACATAATCCGTGGAAATGTGAATCAGGCGGCTGCCTGTATTTTTTGCCGCCACAGCCAGGTTTTCCGGACCGGTAGTGTTGACTGCGAAAGCAAGTTCGGGCTCCTCCTCCGCCTTATCCACAGCGGTATATGCAGACGCGTTGATGATCACATCCGGTTTTTCTTCGCCAAACACCGCTGCAACGTTTTCCAAATTCGTAATGTCGAATTCAGGCAAATCGAGTGATTTGACGTCAATATGATCCGGAGCGGTCCTGGAAAGCGTTTGGCCCAACTGCCCTTTTCCACCGATAATAAGAACGTTCATGCTATTTTATTTCCCGCGTTTGATGAAAATCTGGTCGGCGTTTCGCCAATTGAAGCCCCTATCCCCCTTTGTGACTCACGGTTTCAGCGCCGCTGTAAACCAGGGTGGGGGTAAGCGCCTGGTTACCGGCCAAGGCCGTCCAACGTTTGAGGCCGATAAAAAAATCGGGTCTTGATCATCATTTCGGCCCACAGTAGATGTGTACCTCGCTCCCATGCTGCGTGGGAGCGTAATGTAGGTTCCCATGCAGAGCATGGGAACCAGCGCGGTTTCTCCGACCGAAACGATGATCGAGGAAATTTTGTCTGGGTATAATATTTAAAGTGCTCCTCTTAAAATTAAAAAACGACATCGACATTATATGATCGGATTTGGCTGTCATGGGAAATAATAGCACACTTCTCAACCAACGCTTGAGCGATCAGCAGTCTATCAAAAGGATCCTTATGAATGTCGGGAAGCTTTTCAACGTACAAAGCATGTTCGAGTTAGACCGGTATTACGTTCATATAATTTGTCTCAAGTCGTTTTGGAATATACTCATGCGTATTGACTGTTAACATATATAATTCCCTTAAAATGATAAACGCCTACCATATATTTGGCATGCCAAACTAAGTTGTAGACTAAGTCAATTATAGTTGTTCGTTTTTAGAAAAATCGCACCATATTCATCTGGAACATCAGC
This window harbors:
- a CDS encoding AbrB/MazE/SpoVT family DNA-binding domain-containing protein, encoding MLAKIQKWGNSQGLRIAKNLLADAKLGVGDEVDIRVKDGIMIVTPTQKIRGKHRLEDLVARIPENYQPGEANWGEPMGKEAW
- a CDS encoding type II toxin-antitoxin system PemK/MazF family toxin — its product is MGRRPALVVSKDLFNRSTGLAIVCPVTNTDRGFPFHVAIPRNSKLTGFIMVEQVKSVDFRARRAKRIEHGNVVACNEGKYVNRDAFIRFVKIQSYQRLMEDNIFFKAVRQCIGLASNSCHDCMQSRTL
- the rfbD gene encoding dTDP-4-dehydrorhamnose reductase; amino-acid sequence: MNVLIIGGKGQLGQTLSRTAPDHIDVKSLDLPEFDITNLENVAAVFGEEKPDVIINASAYTAVDKAEEEPELAFAVNTTGPENLAVAAKNTGSRLIHISTDYVFDGTACTPYQPDAPCNPPGVYGRTKRQGEINVQSSLDDYVIIRTSWLYSQYGNNFVLTMIRLMQEREELKVVCDQVGGPTWASTLATAIWAVIEKPNLNGIYHWSDAGVASWYDFTVAIQEEAYHLGLLSKTIPISPIRSDAFPTPAKRPSYSVLDCIQSWHEFEAKPMHWRTALKKMLSSINR